In Setaria viridis chromosome 5, Setaria_viridis_v4.0, whole genome shotgun sequence, the genomic stretch ACTTTACTGCCGCACGGCACGACGTCTCAACGTCGCTGACTGGCTCCAAGATTGTCGCGTTTTGATGACTGGAGCAGTTGAGGTGGATTACCAAAGTTAGTGATACAGAAGAGGAAGACCCAATTATTGGGAGGAATGGGATTGGGGAAAATGTTGAACACCAGCAGAGAACTGATCGATCAAAAGATCGAATCATCACTGCAAAGTTTGATTGAACATGGCtactcctgagtcctgacaaGGTTCACAGGTTCCTGTCTCATGCAACAACAGTGAGTAATCGGAAAAGAAATCTTTCGAAACGTAAAATCGAGAACGTATTATGCATTGCCATTTCTCTGGAGCCATGCGCGTACACGAACACgcggaaaaaaaagaaggaaaaagaaaacaagatccACAGCTCTATACACAGCTAAACCAAGAAGCGAGCGACCTGCAAAATCATCGGTCACCAGATCTTGGCGTCGAGGACGTCCGCTCCGGCGTCGGCTCCGACCTCGTCGCCCGCGATCTGGTCGAGCACGAGCACGATCCCCATGGCGAAGGCCGCGTCGAAGCCGGGCCTCACCTTGAGCACGAACACGTCCCTGCCCATGACCACCCGCGTCCCCTCGTCCACCTTCCTCTTGATCTCCGCCACCATCTTCGCCTTCTCCCCCTCGGCCCTGGGCGCCGCCACCACGCGGCAGCACCGCCGCGCGAAGGATCCGTCGACGCGGAGCAGCTCGGGGGCGCCCGGCGACGAGGAGAGCGGCGGGAGGAGCTCGACGatggcccccgccgcggcgccgccgaggatgGAGGACCGGCGGGCCGAGAAGAGCGGCTTCTGGCCGTCGGCGCGGGAGCCCAGGAAGCCCTCCCAGCGCTGGTGCAGCgacgggcgccgccggcgaacgGTGAGGAGCGGCTCCCCGGCCGGTCCGAGCAGCGCGAGCTCGCCCGACgacgccgcgcccccgccgtgGCCCCGGCCGTAGGTGTCGGCGCGGAAGGCCAACCCGCCCGTGCGGCTGTCGTAGGCCGCGAAGCCGTCGCCGGGGGAGAAGTGCGAGGTCTTGCGCACCGTCAGGACGCGCTCCTCGGGGTCGCAGTACTCGGCGCCCACGATCGCCATCGCTTCTCCCTCCCTGCCTGCTTGCTTCCTCTGAGCTCGAGCTTgacgccgcgcgcgcgtgcttgcttgcttgcttcggcgGCTCGAGTATGCCGCTAGCTGCTAGCTCTGAGGTCTGTGCGGCGTGCCGAAGCGGAGGCTGCTCCGAGATTTTAAGTAGGGGTGAAGCGAGGGATAGACGGCGCGGTCGGTGGAGATTTCACAGCCAGCAGAGCGAGAGGAGAGAGAACCAGCGTGTTGGTGTCGCGATGCCTGCCCTTTTGAGGCGCCTGGACTCGGTCCACAGGCGAAGGTGAACTAACAACTGGTAGCGTTTAGTCCAGCAGGTCGTGtcatcagatattcagatacGTATCAAAGGATTGATTCacgtagagaagtagatggaaaCACCACACTCCCTGAGACCCTGACTAATATGGCTTGAAGTATAagaaatacatcaagtgtataaagaaaggataaatacattctaaaatacacatatactccATAATACCCGCTTGCAGTCGAAGCGGGACGATCACAGATGCACAGACTGGTCCTAAAtaaacaaaggagttggcaggcCCTTTGTCATGATGTCTATGAACTGGTGAGAGGATGGCACATGGAGGATCCGGACCTCACCCAAGGCCACCTTCTCACGGAcgaagtgaatatcaatctcgatgtgcttcgtgcgccgatgatgcaccgggttggctgtcatgtagacagcactcaCGTTGTCACAGTAGACAACAGAGGCCGAAGCAAGCAGgacatgaagctcctgaagaagttgacGCAGCTAGCAACACTCTGCCACAGCATGAGCCACAACTCGGTACTCTACCTTAGCCCTGGAACGAGACACCGTGGTCTagcgcttggaggaccaagataCCAAATTGTCGCCGAGGTAGACGCAGAAGTCGGAGGTCGAGCGTCTAGAGTTCCGGCAGCCAGCCCAATCGAAGTAGGTAGTTAGAGACTGAATAGGGCCGGTACCGATGTGAAACCCGAAGGAGAGCATTCCCTTCACATAGCgtaggatgcgcttgatcaggGCCATGTGGAGCTCGCGTaggtcatgcatgaagaggcacacctgaTGAACCGCATACGCCAGGTCAGGTCGAGTCAGAGTAAGGTACTGAAGAGCCCCAGCAAGACTCTGATACTCAGAGCCGTCCTGGAGCTTGGCGCCATCGTGTGCTGAAAGCTTAGCATGAGTGTCAACGGAGTCACTGTAGAGTGATACTCAGCCATGCCAGCATGCTGAAGATCCAGGGCGTACTGTCGCTGAGACAAGAACAGGTCCTGGGAGGAACACGTGATGGAGATGCCGAGGAAGTGGTGTAGGTTGCCAAGATCCGTCATGGCGAACTCGGAGTGAAGACACCCCATGATGTGCTAAAGAAGAGTCGAGGATGAGGCGGTGAGGACGATGTCGTCAACGTAGAGCAGCAGGTAGCTGATGCTCGGCCCCTCTTTGTATCCAAAGAGGGAGGTGTCAGAGGTGGAGGTGATGAAGCCGAACTATCGAAGGAAGGAGACGAACCGCTGGTACCATGCCCTTGGGGCCTGCTTCAGTCCATATAAGGACTTCTGCAGTAGATAGACGTGATCGGGGGTGGCAGGATCGACAAAATCAAGAGGTTACTAGCAGTAGACAGTCTCCGCGAGGTGTCTGTGAAGAAACGCATTCTTCATGTCCAGCTGGTGGACCGACCAAGCGCGAGAACTGGCGATGCTAAGGACGGTCTGTATCGTCGCCGGTTTGACAACCGGActgaaggtctcgtcgtagtcgagACGTTGGGAGAAGCCACGAACCACCCAGCGCACCTTGTGCCGAGCGAAGGACCCATCAGCATGGAATTTATGCCagaagatccacttgcccgaCACGACATTGGCACCGGGCGACAGTGGGACAAGGCGCCAGGTGTCCAAACTtcacagtgaactaactcaaaaggagcagagctgcgagagctagaatgtgagaaaggtaaccgcacatgtttccctaattgacatgaatgacatagagtGTAATTGTCTTTATTACAGGCAATAGATGAAGTTTGTCTAAGGGTAGTGATGGCGGTAGGACTAGGATGACTAAGAtggagatgccacaaactggaggagatggcaaGGCCGGCGTAGGGCGCTGCAAAGCTGGAtgctggaggcatggtgtaaagatcgccGACGCTATTGCAACGAAGAATCACGTGTCTGGTTAGAAAATCCTTGACATAAAACCAAAAGCatcaaactctatggtgcagttattgtccttTGTAAACTGATGAACAGAAATCAAATTACGAATTAAAGAAGGGACAACAAAGATATTGTTAAGGCAAAagtgggaggagggggtggtgAGGGTGGAGTTGCCATAGTATGTGTGGAGTTGTCATAGTATGGGAGTGAGAGCGAGGGAGGcgggaaagaagaataccatccAAGGACGACATGTGGCCGGATGCATCCAAGTCAACGACCCAGCCGCTGTTCTGCAGCGTCATCTGGTTCAAGGCGGCAACCAGGCCCGCCTGGTCCCAGGTTGGCGCCTGAGGGGGCGCCTGAATAAGGGCGTAGGCGGCGTGGGCCTACAGAGGAGGGCCAAGGAGGCCAGGGGCGCTGGCGCGCCAGCCCCTACCGTCCTGACTGATAGCCGGCTTGAAACCCAGGGCGCCGTAGGAGCTAGTCTCGGACTAAAGCAGAACCATGGGCGGGTGGGCCGTGGGGGCCTGCCGCCGTGGAAGCTGCCGCTGCCCTTCTTATGCTGCTACTTCTtcttgccaccgccgccggtacagccgccattgccgccgctaCGGCCGCCGCTATTGGTGCTGCTACCGCCAGTCTGGACAGAACCAGGCAGCGGGGGACACCCGCCCGTACAGCCGGAGGATGAAGACGACAAAGAGTTCCCAGCGAGGagggcggtggagttggagatcttctcctcGTTGGTGAGGGAAAGTTCCTTCAGGGCGAGCATGTCCCGCGCCTGGGCGAAGGACAAGAAGCCGGTGGTGAAGTTGGCGATATCGTCGACGGTGTTGGAGAAGCGCGGGTTGAGGTTGCGGAGGAAGTTCAGGATAAGCTAGGAGTTCTAAACGGGATGGCTGACGTCGTGGAGGGCGTTGGCGAGGATCTTCATGCAGCTGCAGTACTCGGTGATGGAGGAGTCGTCCTGTGTCATGGAGTGAAAGTCATGGCTAAGGATGATCGCTCGGGACTGCTTGTTGGTGCGGAAGAAGCTCTCGATGGCGAGCCAAAGATCCCGGGCGGTCTGATCGTCGTCGGTTATGGCGAGGTGGAGGACGGAGTCATCGACGGAGCCGAAAAACTAGGAGCGGACATAGCAaatccgcttgatcccagtCGGGGTCCTGGGGGGCGCCACCATACCATCAATGTGCAACTTGAGGccgaacttgccgcacatggacttgaagaaagACGCCCAGTTGGTGTAGGCGGAGTACTTCATCGTCAACGTCATGGGAACGTGAGACTTGACGGAGACGGTGACGTAGGGATGGATGACGGGTGGCGGAGCATGAATAAGATGCAAACTGCCACCAGGGGAAGCGCCACTGCCGGTGCCAGGAGGGGGTCCTGGGGTGGCACAGGggcaccaccaccggcgccaaTAGGCGCACCAGACGGCGGCACAGAGCCATCAGTAGGAGCGGTGGCATTGTCGGACACGGAAGAATCGATGGAGGAGAGGGTGGCCATGGCGTGTAGCAGGGAGGGGGGCACGCGACAGAAGGTGCAGcggagggggtggtggcggcgtagCAGGAGGGGTGCCGCTCTAGGG encodes the following:
- the LOC117855205 gene encoding protein LURP-one-related 5; its protein translation is MAIVGAEYCDPEERVLTVRKTSHFSPGDGFAAYDSRTGGLAFRADTYGRGHGGGAASSGELALLGPAGEPLLTVRRRRPSLHQRWEGFLGSRADGQKPLFSARRSSILGGAAAGAIVELLPPLSSSPGAPELLRVDGSFARRCCRVVAAPRAEGEKAKMVAEIKRKVDEGTRVVMGRDVFVLKVRPGFDAAFAMGIVLVLDQIAGDEVGADAGADVLDAKIW
- the LOC117856510 gene encoding uncharacterized mitochondrial protein AtMg00810-like, with amino-acid sequence MTDLGNLHHFLGISITCSSQDLFLSQRQYALDLQHAGMAEYHSTVCLFMHDLRELHMALIKRILRYVKGMLSFGFHIGTGPIQSLTTYFDWAGCRNSRRSTSDFCVYLGDNLVSWSSKR